From the genome of Microtus ochrogaster isolate Prairie Vole_2 unplaced genomic scaffold, MicOch1.0 UNK44, whole genome shotgun sequence, one region includes:
- the LOC101987385 gene encoding signal transducer and activator of transcription 5A — MAGWIQAQQLQGDALRQMQVLYGQHFPIEVRHYLAQWIESQPWDAIDLDNPQDRSQATQLLEGLVQELQKKAEHQVGEDGFLLKIKLGHYATXFQNMYDRCPMELVRCIRHILYNEQRLVREANNCSSPAGVLVDAMSQKHLQINQTFEELRLITQDTENELKKLQQTQEYFIIQYQESLRIQAQFAQLAQLNPQERMSRETALQQKQVSLEAWLQREAQTLQQYRVELAEKHQKTLQLLRKQQTIILDDELIQWKRRQQLAGNGGPPEGSLDVLQSWCEKLAEIIWQNRQQIRRAEHLCQQLPIPGPVEEMLAEVNATITDIISALVTSTFIIEKQPPQVLKTQTKFAATVRLLVGGKLNVHMNPPQVKATIISEQQAKSLLKNENTRNECSGEILNNCCVMEYHQATGTLSAHFRNMSLKRIKRADRRGAESVTEEKFTVLFESQFSVGSNELVFQVKTLSLPVVVIVHGSQDHNATATVLWDNAFAEPGRVPFAVPDKVLWPQLCEALNMKFKAEVQSNRGLTKENLVFLAQKLFNSSSSHLDDYNSMSVSWSQFNRENLPGWNYTFWQWFDGVMEVLKKHHKPHWNDGAILGFVNKQQAHDLLINKPDGTFLLRFSDSEIGGITIAWKFDSPDRNLWNLKPFTTRDFSIRSLADRLGDLSYLIYVFPDRPKDEVFAKYYTPILAKAVDGYVKPQIRQVVPEFINASADAGASATYMDQAPSPVVCPQAHYNMYPQNSDQDGEFDLDESMDVARHVEELLRRPIDSLDARLSPPAGLFTSARGSLS; from the exons ATGGCGGGCTGGATTCAGGCCCAGCAGCTCCAGGGAGATGCGCTGCGCCAAATGCAAGTGTTGTACGGACAGCACTTCCCCATCGAGGTCCGGCACTACCTGGCCCAGTGGATCGAGAGTCAGCCATG GGATGCCATTGACTTGGACAATCCCCAGGACCGGAGCCAGGCCACCCAGCTCCTGGAGGGCCTGGTGCAGGAGCTGCAGAAGAAGGCAGAACACCAGGTGGGGGAAGATGGGTTTTTGCTGAAGATCAAGCTGGGGCACTATGCCACNN TCTTTCAGAACATGTACGACCGCTGCCCCATGGAGCTGGTTCGCTGTATCCGGCACATTCTGTACAACGAACAGAGGCTGGTCCGAGAAGCCAACAAC TGCAGCTCCCCTGCTGGTGTCCTGGTCGATGCCATGTCCCAGAAGCACCTTCAGATCAACCAGACGTTTGAGGAGCTGCGCCTCATCACACAGGACACGGAGAACGAGCTGAAGAAGCTGCAGCAGACCCAAGAGTACTTTATCATCCAGTATCAGGAGAGTCTGCGGATCCAAG ctcagtTTGCCCAGCTGGCCCAGCTGAACCCCCAGGAGCGCATGAGCCGGGAGACAGCCCTCCAGCAGAAGCAAGTGTCCCTGGAGGCCTGGCTGCAGCGGGAAGCACAGACACTGCAGCAGTACCGTGTG GAGCTGGCTGAAAAGCACCAGAAAACCCTGCAGCTGCTGCGGAAGCAACAGACCATCATCCTGGATGACGAGCTGATCCAGTGGAAGCGGCGGCAGCAGCTGGCCGGGAACGGGGGTCCCCCTGAGGGCAGCCTGGACGTGCTGCAGTCCTG GTGTGAGAAGCTGGCTGAGATCATCTGGCAGAACCGGCAGCAGATCCGCAGGGCTGAGCACCTCTGCCAGCAGCTGCCCATCCCAGGCCCCGTGGAGGAGATGCTAGCCGAGGTCAATGCCACCATCACAGACATCATCTCAGCCCTGGTCACCAG CACTTTCATCATCGAGAAGCAACCTCCTCAGGTCCTGAAGACCCAGACCAAGTTTGCAGCCACCGTGCGCCTGCTGGTGGGGGGGAAGCTGAATGTGCACATGAACCCCCCACAGGTGAAGGCTACCATCATCAGCGAGCAGCAGGCCAAGTCCCTGCTCAAGAATGAGAACACCCGCAA TGAGTGCAGCGGCGAGATCCTGAACAACTGCTGTGTCATGGAGTACCACCAGGCCACGGGCACCCTCAGCGCCCACTTCAGGAACATG TCCCTGAAAAGAATCAAGCGAGCCGACAGGCGTGGCGCGGAGTCTGTGACGGAGGAGAAGTTCACGGTCTTGTTTGAGTCCCAGTTCAGTGTCGGCAGCAATGAGCTGGTGTTCCAGGTCAAG ACTCTGTCCCTCCCTGTGGTTGTCATCGTTCATGGCAGCCAGGACCACAATGCTACTGCCACCGTGCTGTGGGACAACGCCTTTGCTGAACCG GGCAGGGTGCCATTTGCCGTGCCCGACAAGGTGCTGTGGCCGCAGCTGTGTGAAGCGCTCAACATGAAATTCAAGGCCGAAGTGCAGAGCAACCGGGGCCTGACCAAGGAGAACCTGGTTTTCCTGGCTCAGAAACTgttcaacagcagcagcagccacctcGATGACTACAACAGCATGTCTGTGTCCTGGTCCCAGTTCAACCGG GAGAACTTGCCAGGTTGGAACTACACCTTCTGGCAGTGGTTTGATGGGGTGATGGAGGTGCTGAAGAAACATCATAAGCCTCACTGGAATGACGG GGCCATCTTAGGCTTTGTGAACAAGCAGCAGGCCCACGACCTTCTCATCAACAAGCCCGATGGGACCTTCCTATTGCGCTTTAGCGACTCAGAGATTGGAGGCATCACTATCGCCTGGAAGTTTGACTCTC CGGACCGAAACCTCTGGAATCTGAAGCCGTTCACCACGAGAGATTTCTCCATACGATCCCTGGCTGACCGACTGGGGGACCTGAGCTACCTCATCTATGTGTTCCCAGACCGACCCAAGGATGAGGTCTTTGCCAAGTACTACACTCCTATACTTG CAAAAGCAGTGGATGGATACGTGAAGCCACAGATCAGACAAGTGGTCCCCGA GTTTATCAATGCATCTGCAGATGCTGGAGCCAGCGCCACCTACATGGACCAGGCCCCGTCTCCAGTAGTGTGCCCCCAGGCTCATTACAACATGTACCCACAAAA CTCCGACCAAGATGGAGAATTTGACCTGGATGAGTCCATGGATGTAGCCAGGCATGTGGAAGAACTCTTACGCCGGCCCATAGACAGTCTCGACGCCCGCCTCTCCCCACCCGCTGGCCTCTTCACCTCTGCCAGAGGCTCCCTGTCCTGA